The following are encoded in a window of Microcoleus sp. bin38.metabat.b11b12b14.051 genomic DNA:
- a CDS encoding ChaB family protein → MPEQQFDGLPSEAQQLPQGAQNIFQAAFKSASEDGMSQDAATRVAWNSVKSEYVQGDGGWHHKGDDTNQTRKSVQSGGN, encoded by the coding sequence ATGCCAGAACAACAGTTTGACGGCTTACCTTCAGAAGCACAACAACTTCCTCAAGGAGCACAGAATATTTTTCAAGCCGCTTTTAAGAGCGCTAGCGAAGATGGAATGAGCCAAGATGCTGCGACTCGCGTTGCTTGGAACAGCGTAAAATCTGAGTATGTTCAAGGTGACGGCGGCTGGCATCACAAAGGCGATGATACTAACCAAACTCGCAAATCTGTACAGTCTGGTGGCAATTAG